A single region of the Anaerococcus urinomassiliensis genome encodes:
- a CDS encoding ABC transporter ATP-binding protein, with protein sequence MNKLEISNVGYVYNKSDKIILRDVSASFLEGTVSSIVGESGAGKSTLLYVISGFSKPKAGKIYYNGKEVEDLRDYRRNIVSTISQSYMLFPTRTVLENVMYPMLLDKIDKNEARDKAKDLLKSVAIDNIHFDKLPEKLSGGEKQRVAIARALAANSKIIVADEPTGNLDDKNSEEIYAIFDRLAKKDGKIVIIVSHDKHLSKKADYQYEMKDGKLNQI encoded by the coding sequence ATGAATAAATTGGAGATATCAAATGTTGGATATGTATATAATAAATCTGACAAAATTATTTTAAGAGATGTATCAGCAAGTTTTCTAGAGGGGACTGTGTCATCTATTGTAGGAGAATCTGGGGCTGGAAAATCTACACTTTTATATGTAATATCTGGCTTTAGCAAACCAAAGGCTGGCAAAATTTACTATAATGGAAAAGAAGTCGAAGATTTGAGGGACTATAGGAGAAATATAGTATCAACAATTAGCCAGTCCTATATGCTATTTCCTACAAGAACAGTTTTAGAAAATGTGATGTATCCAATGTTGCTTGATAAAATAGACAAAAACGAAGCGAGAGATAAAGCCAAAGACCTATTAAAATCAGTAGCAATAGATAATATTCATTTTGATAAATTACCCGAAAAATTATCCGGAGGGGAGAAGCAAAGAGTCGCCATAGCTAGGGCTCTTGCGGCAAATTCAAAGATAATAGTGGCAGACGAGCCAACTGGAAATCTAGACGATAAAAATTCCGAAGAAATCTATGCTATATTTGATAGGCTTGCTAAAAAAGACGGGAAAATCGTTATAATTGTAAGCCATGATAAACACCTTTCAAAAAAGGCTGATTACCAGTATGAGATGAAGGATGGGAAATTAAATCAAATATAG
- a CDS encoding IS3 family transposase — MVKELKEEGYRLKYLLKAIDMPRSTYYFEINKVDNIKIKNSHIADKITQIFNLHKGRYGVRRVYMDLINQGYVINHKRVQRIMHELKLFGKRSKEKYHSYKGKVGKVADNIINRDFKADRPLQKWTTDVSEFKFSWGKCYISPILDMYTNEIISYDLSLSPNLNQISNMLEKAFNKFPKLDNLILHSDQGWQYQHEYYVNELKRHGIRQSMSRKGNCYDNSIMETFFGRLKNEVYYGYEKSYSSFEEFSKVIEEYIYYYNNERIQSKTKWMPPTKYRLASTNN, encoded by the coding sequence ATTGTCAAAGAACTCAAAGAAGAAGGATACAGACTAAAATATCTTTTAAAAGCTATTGATATGCCAAGATCAACATACTATTTTGAAATAAACAAAGTTGATAATATAAAGATTAAGAATAGTCATATTGCAGATAAAATAACTCAAATATTTAACTTACACAAAGGAAGATATGGAGTAAGAAGAGTATATATGGATCTGATAAATCAAGGTTATGTCATAAATCATAAAAGAGTTCAAAGAATAATGCATGAGCTAAAACTATTTGGAAAAAGATCTAAGGAAAAATATCACTCATATAAGGGGAAGGTAGGTAAAGTAGCTGATAATATAATAAATAGAGATTTCAAGGCAGATAGACCTCTACAAAAATGGACTACTGATGTGTCAGAATTTAAATTCTCTTGGGGTAAGTGCTACATATCTCCAATACTTGATATGTATACCAATGAGATTATTTCTTACGACCTATCCTTAAGTCCCAACTTAAATCAGATATCAAATATGTTAGAAAAAGCATTTAATAAATTTCCAAAACTAGATAACTTAATTCTACATTCAGATCAAGGTTGGCAATACCAACATGAATATTATGTAAATGAGCTTAAAAGACATGGTATAAGACAATCCATGTCAAGAAAAGGGAATTGCTATGATAACTCCATAATGGAAACATTCTTTGGAAGGCTAAAAAATGAAGTTTATTATGGATATGAAAAGAGCTATAGCTCTTTTGAAGAATTTTCAAAAGTAATAGAGGAATATATTTACTATTACAACAACGAAAGGATTCAATCAAAAACAAAATGGATGCCGCCTACAAAATATAGGTTAGCATCCACTAATAATTAA
- a CDS encoding ABC transporter permease family protein: MKFKDELKLIFRKPWKFVIMLVISTIILFSFLLMVFNFLTSRNNLDRMKDNYAQISTIAIAKPSGDGKPVEYTEIDKDLIDDINKSSLVDKVDIRDTMAARIPGVNNSNIAFGSPSSNSIAVFKGKIEEVTDRQDFGATEGINAIVTIEKIIVAKDSWLREGESVNLSINKSKDARIKLSNDKSYVFIGVCEPTSLGYMRQNLLVSRISENLMMEQGKLKELTYLYTKGVLEDEEDLEKDFISLLKNEIKNQDDLYTLRLVSDMNMVLPVANENMFLLEGRRISEDDFGKDLCLISSDLAKKHNFKLGDKIDIELSTDIYKSYNGYVSAFPSMLDEGKYDFDEARVFEVVGIYDFSDLNIENSPMLFSLNDIFIPKFKEELNTSFVTPHNLSLKIGVDNIASFEEELLPEIENAGYKVVSADNNWSKVESSFDLIKKSMVKNLIYGFAIGIVGIFILVFVNTTLNKNEYVLRRIFAGDKNHINQSLKVTLMLALCIGLVIALGSIFGFADKLVSNKDMILIFNKIDYLILLLTGLIFLALALIINQKRIKKLEKKDIVELMQ; encoded by the coding sequence ATGAAGTTTAAAGATGAATTGAAATTAATTTTTAGGAAGCCTTGGAAATTTGTTATAATGCTAGTGATTTCTACTATAATTTTATTTTCCTTTTTACTTATGGTCTTTAATTTCCTTACATCTAGGAATAATTTGGATAGGATGAAAGATAATTATGCTCAAATTTCGACGATAGCTATTGCAAAACCTAGTGGAGATGGGAAGCCTGTAGAGTATACAGAGATTGATAAGGATTTAATTGATGACATTAATAAGTCTAGCCTTGTTGATAAGGTGGACATTAGAGATACCATGGCTGCTAGAATTCCTGGTGTCAATAATTCAAATATCGCCTTTGGTAGTCCATCATCAAATAGTATAGCGGTCTTTAAAGGAAAGATTGAAGAAGTAACAGACAGGCAAGATTTTGGTGCAACTGAAGGGATAAATGCTATTGTTACAATAGAAAAGATAATTGTAGCTAAAGATAGTTGGCTTAGAGAAGGGGAAAGCGTTAACTTATCTATAAATAAGAGCAAAGATGCACGTATTAAGCTTAGTAACGACAAGTCTTACGTATTTATAGGTGTTTGCGAGCCAACGAGTCTTGGATATATGCGTCAGAACCTATTGGTTAGCAGAATTAGCGAAAATTTGATGATGGAACAAGGCAAATTAAAGGAGCTTACATATTTATACACAAAGGGTGTTTTAGAAGACGAAGAAGATTTGGAAAAAGACTTTATTTCTCTTTTGAAGAATGAAATCAAAAATCAAGATGACCTTTATACTCTTAGACTTGTTTCTGATATGAATATGGTCTTGCCTGTAGCTAATGAAAATATGTTTTTACTTGAGGGTAGGCGGATTTCTGAAGATGATTTTGGTAAAGACCTTTGTTTGATCTCTAGCGATTTGGCAAAAAAACACAATTTTAAACTGGGAGATAAGATAGATATAGAATTATCGACTGATATATATAAGAGCTATAATGGTTATGTATCAGCATTTCCATCTATGCTTGATGAGGGCAAGTACGATTTTGACGAAGCTAGAGTTTTCGAAGTAGTAGGTATATATGATTTTTCAGACTTAAATATTGAAAATAGTCCTATGCTTTTTTCCTTAAATGATATATTTATTCCGAAATTTAAGGAAGAACTAAACACAAGTTTTGTCACACCTCATAACTTGTCTTTAAAAATTGGGGTGGACAATATAGCTAGTTTTGAAGAAGAACTCCTACCAGAAATCGAAAATGCTGGCTACAAAGTAGTGTCAGCTGACAACAATTGGTCTAAGGTAGAGTCATCCTTTGATCTTATAAAAAAATCCATGGTAAAGAATCTTATTTATGGATTTGCGATTGGCATAGTAGGGATATTTATTCTAGTATTTGTAAATACTACATTAAATAAAAACGAATATGTTCTAAGAAGAATTTTTGCAGGAGATAAAAACCATATAAATCAAAGTTTAAAAGTAACTTTAATGTTAGCGCTTTGCATAGGTTTGGTAATAGCCCTTGGATCTATCTTTGGATTTGCTGATAAGCTTGTATCTAATAAAGATATGATTCTTATCTTTAACAAGATTGACTATTTAATTTTACTTCTTACAGGGCTTATATTCCTAGCCCTTGCTCTAATTATTAACCAAAAGAGAATTAAAAAGTTAGAGAAAAAAGACATAGTGGAGTTGATGCAATAA
- a CDS encoding helix-turn-helix domain-containing protein: MKYSYEFKKECVQLYREGKWPDTPEGAKEKNFHDSIRTWFKLEELHGPEILKHGNNINWTADEKLEMISKVLAGNSIKSIAIENGINDGQLYSWVNKYKNYGYNGLVNKKKGRKSKNTSMKNNNNHKAKELNESEREELIKLRAENEYIKAENEIIKKEIALREERYAAQLKAKKQRLSKNSKKKDTD, translated from the coding sequence ATGAAATATAGTTATGAATTCAAAAAAGAATGCGTACAATTGTATAGAGAAGGTAAATGGCCTGATACACCTGAAGGAGCTAAAGAAAAAAACTTTCATGATTCAATTAGAACATGGTTTAAGTTAGAAGAACTTCATGGACCAGAAATTTTAAAACACGGAAATAATATTAATTGGACTGCTGATGAGAAATTAGAAATGATATCTAAAGTGTTAGCTGGAAATTCCATAAAATCTATAGCAATCGAAAATGGAATCAATGATGGACAACTTTATTCATGGGTTAACAAGTATAAAAATTATGGATATAATGGTCTTGTGAATAAAAAGAAAGGCCGTAAATCTAAAAATACAAGTATGAAAAATAATAATAACCATAAAGCAAAAGAACTTAATGAATCTGAAAGAGAAGAACTAATAAAACTTAGAGCAGAAAATGAATATATAAAAGCAGAAAACGAAATAATAAAAAAAGAGATCGCCTTGAGAGAAGAACGTTACGCTGCGCAACTCAAGGCGAAAAAGCAGCGATTGTCAAAGAACTCAAAGAAGAAGGATACAGACTAA
- a CDS encoding PTS transporter subunit EIIC — translation MMEKIQKFGGAMFTPVMLFAVSALLIGFGTLFTTEVIMGPIASEGSLWFGIWDMILSGAWVVFNQLPLLFAIALPIGLAKKQNARASDVYP, via the coding sequence ATGATGGAGAAAATCCAGAAGTTTGGTGGAGCGATGTTCACACCTGTTATGCTTTTTGCAGTGTCAGCTTTACTAATTGGCTTTGGTACCTTGTTTACAACAGAAGTAATCATGGGGCCTATAGCTTCAGAAGGAAGCTTATGGTTTGGTATCTGGGATATGATTCTATCAGGTGCCTGGGTTGTATTTAATCAACTTCCATTACTATTTGCAATAGCACTGCCTATAGGACTAGCAAAAAAACAAAATGCTCGTGCAAGTGATGTGTACCCATAA
- the tpx gene encoding thiol peroxidase → MDITFAGNKVNLIGNEIKVGDTAPEFKATKNDLSEWSSEDYKGKVIVYSVAPSLDTSVCALQAKRFNKEAAALDGVNVVTITEDLPFAQARFCTNEDIENTIMISDYQNREFGEKYGFLMDENKLLARGVVVVDKDGKVAYVEYVPEVTDEVDFDKALEEVKKLI, encoded by the coding sequence ATGGATATAACATTTGCAGGAAACAAAGTAAATTTAATTGGAAATGAAATCAAAGTTGGAGATACAGCTCCAGAATTTAAGGCAACAAAAAACGACCTTTCTGAATGGTCTAGTGAAGATTACAAGGGAAAAGTTATTGTATATTCAGTTGCTCCATCTCTTGATACTAGCGTTTGCGCTTTACAAGCAAAAAGATTTAACAAAGAAGCAGCAGCTTTAGATGGTGTAAATGTAGTTACAATTACTGAAGACTTACCATTTGCTCAAGCTAGATTTTGCACTAACGAAGATATAGAAAATACAATTATGATTTCTGATTACCAAAATCGTGAATTTGGCGAAAAGTACGGATTCCTTATGGATGAAAACAAATTGCTAGCTCGTGGCGTTGTAGTTGTTGATAAAGACGGAAAAGTAGCTTACGTAGAATACGTACCAGAAGTTACAGATGAAGTTGATTTTGACAAAGCTTTAGAAGAAGTTAAAAAACTAATCTAG
- a CDS encoding ABC transporter permease family protein — MIKTFLRKPIYLILYTILILLGFYAMAEINNNIKSDKKEYKYIYENTEIKGQVKEATSVSGEVRLDYYDLYPMFLQEEIQEIYTRAFAKGFMDIDKIAKITDTDEDGRVDVFASNNVGKLIERNFVSYDGDTKLKKGEALVSKDLANKYGLKKAEKFTLKIDTDSKEDLYMDLLVKDFVNLNESVIALDSVIVNNKTMFDDNLMGNSFYKEAYGSYLGFNFKINPKYNNDYERIKEKIDNILGTKYIAPTNAKDFYNVIKPLGEKIKEEEKFLFIIKIALAIFSSLILFLKVKEENVSILIRKIFGESDVKVFASYFLSLGLVVLLINGLSFAIVNKISYISLNDLAINLLINLVVLIAGLFLIIYKDIFILYQKTED; from the coding sequence ATGATTAAAACATTTTTAAGAAAACCTATTTATCTTATTCTTTATACAATATTAATATTACTTGGATTTTACGCCATGGCTGAGATTAATAATAATATTAAATCAGATAAAAAAGAGTATAAGTATATTTATGAAAACACTGAAATCAAGGGTCAAGTCAAGGAAGCTACAAGTGTAAGTGGAGAAGTAAGGCTAGACTATTATGATCTTTATCCTATGTTTTTGCAAGAGGAAATACAAGAAATCTATACCAGAGCTTTTGCCAAAGGCTTCATGGATATAGATAAAATCGCTAAGATTACCGATACTGATGAAGACGGTCGAGTAGATGTATTTGCATCAAATAATGTTGGTAAGCTAATTGAAAGAAACTTCGTATCCTATGACGGAGATACAAAGCTAAAAAAAGGTGAAGCCCTAGTATCCAAAGATCTTGCGAATAAATACGGTCTTAAAAAAGCTGAAAAATTTACACTAAAGATAGATACAGATAGCAAAGAAGACTTATATATGGATTTACTGGTCAAGGATTTTGTAAATCTCAATGAGTCGGTGATAGCATTAGATTCTGTAATTGTAAATAATAAAACTATGTTTGATGATAATCTCATGGGAAATAGCTTTTATAAAGAGGCTTATGGATCTTATTTAGGCTTTAACTTTAAAATCAATCCTAAATATAATAATGATTATGAAAGAATTAAGGAAAAAATCGATAATATTTTAGGAACTAAGTATATTGCTCCAACAAATGCTAAAGATTTTTATAATGTGATAAAACCCCTAGGAGAGAAAATAAAAGAAGAGGAGAAGTTTCTTTTCATCATAAAAATAGCGCTAGCGATTTTTTCCTCTTTGATATTGTTTCTAAAGGTGAAAGAGGAGAATGTCTCTATACTAATTAGAAAGATTTTTGGAGAAAGTGATGTAAAAGTATTTGCTTCATACTTTTTAAGTCTGGGATTGGTAGTACTTCTTATAAATGGATTAAGCTTTGCTATTGTAAATAAAATATCGTATATTTCCCTTAATGATCTTGCTATAAATCTATTGATAAATCTTGTAGTATTAATTGCTGGCTTATTTTTAATAATTTACAAAGATATTTTTATCCTATATCAGAAAACGGAGGATTAA
- a CDS encoding protein kinase domain-containing protein: MDTLISQETDINQNTREETNKRTSLVGEKFNIISMMGEVKYEVEVKKLIGQGGSSLVYEVEVDDTYPPKKKMIMKEFYPNYDEEKITAERNPLNRLELYFDPLDFESEDRIKKDRNSFIDAYSKHIRILDMDPYLESRIVRPYRVEIDNSYLYSLYEVDTATSVDKYYNLDLIRIVDILKQTADILVHLHNKDIIYMDLKPANILYDYNNGKVKLFDFDAAVDLNELEYINEFFMPNERAFIPPELRFITDIANRKDFFITEEIDVYMLGVTFFLLLMGRYPTELENEDMDYLRRNLEDALSNKSNKILLTSKATEGIIKLLQDSLTVHRYISAYDFKNSLDDIESNLRFRNNEDFANIISTAYFLDHKRLYNYIVDKDGKKSMDVAIVGNNEISRVFFSFIFSIANIKGVDLNISFYDKNPKKCYDDMIRENPLLAKTTEISLNSKLSMRNINEKITDQPYAYINFLSSKEKIDQSYILILDKTGYDYYNLADALYNEFKDDSQKRVILNYSRNNHEVDIRHGKNIDFYNLDLASTLTFSNKNHHDEILDKAFSIHRLLSMKSFGERIDYNSIWESFSKDDFYNLKSSIRVALYIEYLIYMAGIDDREFLFYEQVVKACQDEDELNIRDILAEYEHHSWNRFMIAQGFKLPSEAELNSYAYFDQKYYIDFQNKFHPLIVNTHIDRVKKGENDELDEISVHINNLIQEKTIYKEKQIKSRILNILNNTFWNDNKYLKELRPLWVKLVKLSYSIMENEYYSNNTLNRLTYEIEEILQKAKPDLSILTNDYYYIKDDLNLLITRNQTFDTRTIDYMIVDSIPFISTNNIKTIFKPFLDDDENLWANIIAAIKFDPEKLIFLSDEDVDSNKINRIENFLRNKRLQKSMKIEVIPYEKMQLYNKEHSLVDLTLNSHLDGKRSEFAGLPFVEYIGSNKWNGSYKALDFYNGRSSLTVEETFFLNNAQVYDNISLTNITRLINHYYVIWKTYLKLDSNDWDQFARAIKSSENDYILYLDQFEKEEKHSLIEVGDFTFRRNDASKYLSLKHLLDELVKEEIIYNYEFPTNPGKIKIDSYNDQMSIVLGEFISRNICEYNLSFHLVKTEIAKKNYKYSYFVVSDKLAFEYEYQVENPEEFANISNEIMNEYDSTNELSNVRIFNKINDQAYVKAKEKSVVFSYEFGDIVFREFFRNYNNKGNILRVFTYFELIKYADYFDEIKLRVNLRWKAYDDYREDSLPIENFLDIVCTKGFTTIIISTIERHIKNEDLYEINNHAKQFGMDAKPVLIATNSHDDTSQIKMIAAAAGVFFIDRDMIKDNGVVDYIKNIAKGEKEWWDI; the protein is encoded by the coding sequence ATGGACACTTTGATTTCACAAGAAACTGATATTAATCAAAATACAAGAGAAGAAACTAACAAGAGAACTTCACTTGTTGGCGAAAAATTTAATATTATATCTATGATGGGTGAGGTCAAATATGAGGTTGAGGTAAAAAAACTCATCGGCCAAGGAGGATCATCTTTAGTATATGAGGTAGAGGTAGACGATACATACCCACCAAAAAAGAAGATGATAATGAAAGAGTTTTATCCAAATTATGACGAGGAGAAAATTACTGCCGAAAGAAATCCGCTCAATAGATTGGAACTATATTTTGATCCTTTAGATTTTGAAAGCGAAGATAGGATAAAAAAAGATCGAAATAGCTTTATTGACGCTTACAGTAAGCATATAAGGATTCTTGATATGGATCCTTACTTAGAAAGTAGGATTGTAAGACCTTATAGGGTAGAGATTGATAACTCATATCTTTACTCCCTATATGAAGTTGATACAGCCACAAGTGTTGATAAGTACTACAATCTAGATTTGATTAGGATAGTAGATATATTAAAGCAGACTGCTGATATTTTAGTTCACCTCCACAACAAAGACATCATATACATGGATTTGAAACCAGCCAATATTCTCTACGACTATAACAATGGCAAGGTGAAACTTTTTGACTTTGATGCGGCTGTTGACCTTAACGAGCTAGAATATATAAATGAATTTTTTATGCCAAATGAGAGAGCTTTCATTCCTCCAGAACTTAGGTTTATAACAGATATAGCTAATAGAAAAGATTTCTTCATAACTGAAGAAATAGATGTTTATATGCTTGGAGTAACCTTCTTCCTTCTACTAATGGGCAGATATCCTACTGAGCTTGAAAATGAAGATATGGATTATCTGAGGAGAAATCTGGAAGATGCCTTAAGCAATAAATCGAACAAGATCCTGCTTACATCAAAAGCGACAGAAGGCATAATAAAATTACTGCAAGACTCACTTACAGTACATAGATATATTAGTGCCTATGATTTTAAAAATAGTCTTGACGATATAGAAAGCAATCTTAGATTTAGAAACAACGAGGACTTTGCCAATATAATTTCTACTGCATATTTCCTAGACCATAAGAGACTTTATAATTATATAGTTGACAAAGACGGCAAAAAATCCATGGATGTGGCCATTGTTGGAAATAACGAGATTTCTAGAGTTTTCTTCTCTTTTATATTTTCAATTGCAAATATAAAAGGGGTGGATTTGAACATATCATTTTATGATAAGAATCCAAAGAAATGCTATGATGATATGATAAGGGAAAACCCCCTTTTGGCAAAAACAACAGAAATATCTCTCAATAGCAAATTAAGTATGAGAAATATTAATGAAAAAATAACTGACCAACCATATGCATATATAAATTTCCTATCATCAAAAGAAAAAATAGACCAATCTTACATACTGATCCTGGATAAGACTGGTTACGATTATTACAATCTAGCTGATGCCTTATACAATGAATTTAAAGATGACAGTCAAAAAAGAGTTATCCTAAACTATTCTAGAAATAACCACGAAGTGGATATAAGGCATGGAAAGAATATAGATTTTTATAATCTAGACCTGGCATCAACTTTGACCTTCAGTAACAAAAATCACCATGATGAGATTTTGGACAAGGCTTTCAGTATACATAGACTACTTTCCATGAAGAGTTTTGGTGAGAGGATTGACTATAACAGCATATGGGAAAGCTTCTCAAAGGATGATTTTTACAATTTAAAATCATCCATCAGGGTTGCCCTATACATTGAATACCTGATTTATATGGCAGGTATAGATGATAGAGAATTTTTATTTTATGAGCAGGTAGTCAAGGCCTGTCAAGATGAAGATGAATTAAATATTAGGGATATATTAGCTGAATATGAACACCACTCTTGGAATAGATTTATGATAGCCCAAGGATTTAAACTTCCAAGTGAAGCTGAGCTAAATTCTTATGCCTATTTTGACCAGAAATACTATATAGACTTCCAAAACAAATTCCATCCACTTATCGTCAATACCCATATAGATAGGGTCAAAAAGGGAGAAAACGACGAATTAGATGAGATTTCCGTTCATATCAACAATTTGATACAAGAAAAAACAATCTACAAGGAAAAGCAAATCAAATCAAGGATATTAAATATATTGAATAATACTTTCTGGAACGATAACAAATATCTAAAAGAGCTAAGACCCTTGTGGGTAAAACTTGTAAAATTGTCCTACAGCATAATGGAAAACGAGTATTATTCAAACAATACGTTAAATCGTTTAACCTATGAAATAGAAGAAATACTCCAAAAAGCCAAGCCGGATTTGAGTATACTTACAAATGATTACTATTATATTAAAGATGACTTAAACTTACTGATTACGAGAAATCAAACATTTGATACAAGGACAATAGATTACATGATAGTAGATTCTATACCATTTATTTCTACAAACAATATAAAGACTATCTTTAAGCCATTTTTAGATGATGATGAAAATCTTTGGGCTAATATCATTGCAGCAATCAAATTTGATCCTGAAAAACTCATATTTTTATCAGATGAAGATGTTGATAGCAACAAGATCAATAGGATAGAAAACTTTTTGAGAAATAAGAGATTGCAAAAATCTATGAAAATCGAAGTGATTCCTTATGAAAAAATGCAACTTTACAATAAGGAACATTCATTAGTTGATTTGACCTTAAATAGCCATTTAGACGGTAAAAGATCCGAATTTGCAGGTCTTCCATTTGTAGAATATATAGGATCAAACAAATGGAATGGAAGCTATAAGGCTCTGGACTTTTACAATGGCAGATCTTCTCTTACTGTTGAAGAAACTTTCTTCCTAAATAATGCTCAAGTCTATGATAATATAAGCCTAACTAATATAACTAGATTGATTAACCACTACTATGTGATTTGGAAAACATATCTGAAACTAGATTCCAATGATTGGGATCAATTTGCTAGGGCAATAAAATCTAGTGAAAATGATTATATATTATACTTAGATCAATTCGAAAAAGAAGAAAAACATTCCTTGATAGAAGTTGGGGATTTTACATTTAGAAGAAACGACGCTTCCAAATACCTTTCTCTAAAACATCTTTTGGATGAATTAGTCAAAGAAGAGATAATTTATAACTATGAATTCCCAACCAATCCTGGCAAGATAAAAATTGATTCATATAATGATCAGATGTCTATTGTCTTGGGAGAATTTATATCAAGAAATATTTGTGAATACAATCTAAGCTTTCATCTGGTAAAAACAGAAATAGCTAAGAAAAACTACAAATACTCCTATTTTGTAGTATCTGATAAACTAGCTTTTGAATACGAATACCAGGTGGAAAACCCAGAAGAGTTTGCTAATATAAGCAATGAAATAATGAATGAGTATGATTCAACAAATGAGTTAAGTAACGTTAGAATATTTAACAAAATAAATGATCAAGCATATGTTAAGGCCAAAGAAAAGTCTGTTGTATTTTCCTACGAATTTGGAGATATAGTTTTCAGGGAATTCTTTAGGAATTATAACAATAAAGGCAATATCCTCAGGGTATTTACCTACTTTGAGCTTATAAAATATGCAGATTACTTTGACGAGATAAAATTAAGAGTAAACCTGAGATGGAAAGCTTATGATGACTATAGGGAGGACAGTCTACCTATAGAAAACTTCTTGGATATAGTTTGTACAAAGGGTTTTACAACTATAATCATTTCGACCATTGAAAGACATATTAAAAATGAAGACTTATACGAAATCAATAACCACGCCAAACAGTTTGGTATGGACGCCAAGCCTGTACTAATTGCAACAAACTCTCACGATGATACAAGTCAGATTAAGATGATTGCAGCAGCTGCAGGAGTATTCTTCATAGATAGAGATATGATCAAAGATAATGGTGTAGTTGATTACATCAAAAATATTGCAAAAGGTGAGAAAGAATGGTGGGATATATAG